A genomic window from Lactobacillus sp. ESL0677 includes:
- the gndA gene encoding NADP-dependent phosphogluconate dehydrogenase — protein MQQFGIIGLSVMGKNLALNVRNSGFSVSGYSIDKPEVDAFAKYEDDKLKPTYSWEEFVNSLEKPRKILIQIAAGRPVDETLHTLLPLLDKGDILIDGGNSNFNDTNRRFHEMQEHGIHFIGMGVSGGEEGALNGPALMPGGDEEAYKQVAPILEAIAAKNTEGRPCVSFIGPEGSGHYVKMVHNGIEYGIMQEFSEVYDILRKVAGKTNDEMAQIFTDWNQGIVKAYLSEITAEVLKQKDELTPDYVIDHILNVASYKGTGNWMLEDAIRLGTPISVIAEAVLARFMSKATTRAGKEITWNGDVPADLVANLGKALQLGQAVAYAQGFQQLKMAADAYKWDLRYPAIAQDWEAGCIIRSSMLKDIENAYENGKKLDNLFEDSYFKDLMAENIGALRQVIALATKAGIPTPTLSAALNYLESIFNPSLPANLIQGQRDYFGAHTYYRNDRPGVFHTEWYEEK, from the coding sequence ATGCAACAATTTGGAATAATTGGCTTATCTGTAATGGGTAAGAATCTTGCTTTAAATGTCAGAAATAGTGGCTTTTCAGTTTCTGGTTACAGTATTGACAAGCCAGAAGTTGATGCTTTTGCAAAATATGAAGACGATAAATTAAAACCTACTTATTCTTGGGAAGAGTTCGTTAATTCATTAGAGAAACCACGCAAAATTTTAATTCAAATCGCAGCTGGTCGTCCAGTTGATGAAACTTTACATACTTTATTACCTTTACTGGACAAGGGTGATATTTTAATCGATGGTGGTAATTCCAACTTTAACGATACTAACCGGCGATTTCATGAAATGCAGGAACATGGCATTCACTTTATTGGAATGGGTGTTTCCGGTGGTGAAGAAGGAGCTTTGAATGGCCCAGCTTTAATGCCAGGTGGCGATGAAGAAGCTTACAAGCAAGTTGCTCCGATCCTGGAAGCAATTGCTGCTAAAAATACTGAGGGTCGTCCTTGTGTCAGCTTTATTGGACCTGAAGGCAGCGGTCACTACGTTAAAATGGTTCATAACGGAATTGAATACGGCATTATGCAAGAATTTTCCGAAGTTTATGATATTTTACGAAAAGTTGCTGGTAAAACTAATGATGAAATGGCTCAAATCTTTACGGATTGGAACCAAGGAATCGTTAAGGCTTATTTAAGTGAAATTACGGCAGAGGTCTTGAAGCAAAAAGATGAATTAACTCCTGATTACGTAATCGACCATATCTTGAATGTGGCATCATACAAGGGTACTGGTAACTGGATGCTTGAGGACGCAATTCGCTTAGGAACACCAATTAGTGTAATTGCTGAAGCTGTTTTAGCACGGTTTATGTCTAAGGCAACAACACGTGCTGGTAAAGAAATCACTTGGAATGGCGATGTACCAGCTGATTTAGTAGCTAATTTGGGTAAAGCATTGCAATTAGGTCAAGCTGTTGCTTATGCTCAAGGCTTCCAACAATTGAAGATGGCTGCAGATGCTTATAAATGGGATTTGCGTTACCCAGCAATTGCTCAAGATTGGGAAGCTGGTTGTATTATTCGTTCGTCAATGTTGAAAGATATTGAAAATGCTTATGAGAACGGCAAAAAGCTGGATAATTTATTTGAAGATAGTTACTTCAAGGATTTAATGGCTGAAAATATTGGTGCTTTGCGGCAAGTAATTGCACTAGCAACTAAAGCTGGTATTCCAACACCAACCTTGAGCGCTGCTCTTAATTACTTGGAATCAATTTTTAATCCAAGCTTACCTGCTAACCTAATTCAGGGTCAACGTGATTACTTCGGTGCACACACTTATTACAGAAATGACCGTCCTGGTGTCTTCCATACAGAATGGTATGAAGAAAAATAA